A DNA window from Rhodococcus sp. Z13 contains the following coding sequences:
- a CDS encoding class I SAM-dependent methyltransferase — MTDTSTTPGLWATDADRALKAKHRIMWALGDYPAVATEVIATLGPTLVDATGIAAGDRVLDVAAGSGNAAIPAALAGADVLATDLTPELFDAGRRAAAAAGATLTWQEADAEALPFDDASFDAVLSCVGVMFAPHHRLAADELLRVTRPGGRIGLLNWTPGGFIGQMFATMKPYAPPPPPGAQPPPLWGDETHVRDLLGHAVTDLEVRTDNLRVERFASAEDFLDFFKSTYGPTIVVYRNIADDPDRVAALDRALLELALRHDIGGGAMNWEYLLVTARRA; from the coding sequence ATGACCGACACCTCGACGACCCCCGGCCTCTGGGCCACCGACGCCGACCGTGCCCTCAAGGCCAAGCATCGCATCATGTGGGCCCTCGGCGACTACCCCGCGGTGGCGACGGAGGTCATCGCCACCCTCGGCCCGACCCTCGTGGACGCCACCGGCATCGCTGCCGGAGACCGTGTCCTCGACGTCGCCGCCGGCTCGGGCAACGCCGCGATCCCGGCCGCACTCGCCGGCGCCGACGTGCTCGCCACCGACCTGACCCCCGAACTCTTCGACGCCGGCCGCCGTGCGGCCGCCGCGGCCGGCGCGACCCTGACCTGGCAGGAAGCCGACGCCGAGGCGCTGCCCTTCGACGACGCGAGCTTCGACGCCGTGCTCTCCTGCGTCGGCGTGATGTTCGCGCCGCATCACCGTCTCGCCGCCGACGAACTGCTCCGCGTCACCCGCCCGGGCGGACGCATCGGGCTGCTGAACTGGACCCCCGGTGGGTTCATCGGCCAGATGTTCGCGACCATGAAACCCTATGCGCCGCCGCCCCCTCCGGGTGCGCAACCACCGCCGCTGTGGGGCGACGAGACCCACGTGCGCGACCTGCTCGGGCACGCCGTCACCGACCTGGAGGTGCGCACCGACAACCTGCGCGTCGAACGGTTCGCGAGCGCCGAGGACTTCCTCGACTTCTTCAAGTCGACCTACGGACCCACGATCGTGGTCTACCGCAACATCGCCGACGATCCCGACCGCGTTGCCGCCCTCGACCGCGCCCTGCTCGAACTCGCCCTGCGCCACGACATCGGTGGGGGAGCGATGAACTGGGAGTACCTGCTGGTCACCGCGCGTCGCGCCTGA
- a CDS encoding DUF3097 domain-containing protein, whose protein sequence is MYAGDILAGHTRRKKKSVPELEAERGVVVEDAASGWCGAVVGFEKTYDGDFVRLEDAQGRTRLFAMRPAAFLVDGAPVTLVKPKARSAAQPARSASGSTRVEGLRARVARGSRIWVEGVHDAALVERVWGHDLRVEGVVVEQLEGLDNLGSRLAEFGPGPGRRVGVLADHLVTGSKEERLTANLGPHVMVTGHPYIDVWQAVKPKAVGIDAWPVIPRGEDWKTGVCRELGWGTPQDGWRRVYDAVNSFRDLESHLIGAVERLVDFVTEPDEG, encoded by the coding sequence ATGTATGCCGGCGACATCCTCGCCGGTCACACCCGGAGGAAGAAGAAGTCCGTCCCCGAACTCGAAGCCGAGCGCGGGGTCGTCGTCGAGGACGCCGCCTCCGGCTGGTGCGGTGCGGTCGTGGGCTTCGAGAAGACCTACGACGGCGACTTCGTCCGGCTCGAGGACGCCCAGGGCCGCACCCGGCTGTTCGCGATGCGCCCCGCGGCGTTCCTCGTCGATGGTGCCCCTGTCACCCTCGTCAAGCCGAAGGCTCGGTCCGCCGCGCAACCGGCCCGGTCGGCCTCCGGGTCCACCCGCGTCGAGGGACTGCGGGCCCGGGTCGCGCGGGGCAGCCGCATCTGGGTGGAGGGTGTGCACGACGCCGCTCTCGTCGAACGGGTGTGGGGCCACGACCTGCGCGTCGAGGGTGTGGTCGTCGAACAGCTCGAGGGCCTCGACAATCTCGGTTCGCGGCTGGCCGAGTTCGGCCCCGGGCCCGGCCGGCGCGTCGGTGTCCTCGCCGACCACCTCGTCACCGGTTCCAAGGAAGAGCGGCTCACCGCGAACCTCGGCCCGCACGTCATGGTCACCGGCCATCCCTACATCGACGTGTGGCAGGCGGTGAAACCGAAGGCCGTGGGTATCGACGCCTGGCCCGTGATCCCGCGCGGCGAGGACTGGAAGACCGGCGTGTGCCGTGAGCTCGGCTGGGGCACCCCGCAGGACGGCTGGCGCCGCGTCTACGACGCCGTGAACTCGTTCCGTGACCTCGAATCGCACCTCATCGGTGCGGTCGAACGTCTCGTGGACTTCGTCACCGAGCCCGACGAGGGCTGA
- a CDS encoding MlaD family protein, whose product MTRIPAWLSALALVVVMTLGSWYLVVGVLQIDPTRSRTHAMVDVRDAAGLRTGSKVVYRGVNIGRVDGMENLDGFVRLNISYDAEHRIPVDSTMRVENLSSLGEPVFSFLPATSQGPYLEDGAHLTEVVELPTSVPDLLATTSELLEQTDAESLNELVTTFTESVSGLQETMPAAARGAELLLATLTRHDGSLETVLSDLMWMMGDVDWVRPAMVAAPPMLDQFGETLGVSYEYLFEGSSVLRGKEVLGSWRQQEIELADFLKKMAPELGAIGVALRPATQATGSVVGRMDLGTLLEQAIATLPGDSVRFTVSVPR is encoded by the coding sequence GTGACCCGTATTCCCGCCTGGCTGTCCGCCCTCGCCCTGGTCGTGGTGATGACCCTCGGCAGCTGGTATCTCGTCGTCGGGGTGCTGCAGATCGACCCGACGCGCAGCCGCACCCACGCGATGGTCGACGTGCGCGACGCCGCCGGTCTGCGGACCGGCTCGAAGGTCGTCTACCGGGGTGTGAACATCGGCCGCGTGGACGGCATGGAGAACCTCGACGGGTTCGTCCGCCTGAACATCTCCTACGACGCCGAGCACCGCATCCCCGTCGACAGCACGATGCGGGTGGAGAACCTGTCGTCGCTCGGCGAGCCGGTGTTCTCGTTCCTGCCGGCGACCTCGCAGGGCCCCTATCTCGAGGACGGCGCGCACCTGACGGAGGTCGTGGAGCTGCCCACCTCGGTACCGGATCTGCTCGCGACCACCTCGGAACTGCTCGAACAGACCGACGCGGAGTCACTGAACGAGCTGGTCACGACGTTCACCGAGTCGGTGTCCGGGCTGCAGGAGACGATGCCGGCGGCCGCGCGCGGTGCGGAACTGCTGCTGGCGACCCTCACCCGGCACGACGGGTCACTGGAGACGGTGCTGAGCGACCTGATGTGGATGATGGGTGACGTCGACTGGGTGCGGCCCGCAATGGTCGCCGCACCGCCGATGCTCGACCAGTTCGGCGAAACCCTCGGCGTCTCCTACGAGTACCTGTTCGAAGGCTCGTCGGTGCTGCGCGGCAAGGAGGTCCTCGGGTCGTGGCGTCAGCAGGAGATCGAGCTCGCCGACTTCCTGAAGAAGATGGCACCCGAACTCGGCGCGATCGGGGTGGCGCTGCGACCGGCCACCCAGGCCACCGGATCCGTGGTGGGCCGGATGGATCTCGGTACTCTGCTCGAACAGGCCATCGCCACGCTACCGGGCGACAGCGTCCGATTCACCGTGAGCGTCCCCCGATGA
- a CDS encoding MlaD family protein, with product MTRSFPRSDHSRRLGHRAHTGRLGHRAHTGRLGHRAHTGRFVGAMLAALLVLCGCSFDPSDHALPGSGVRGPTYRLNLEFESLLSLPAGADVRSGGISVGTLRAIDLEPHSAVARIDVRDSVIVPAGTRAELRQNTALGDIYIALLPPENGGGAPLQDGDTIPLSDTDPGPQIEEMLERIAMFVNGGSITRLQDSIARLNEVLPEDPAETRDLSAVISNDLNEAAANIDQIDRIVVATDDLSQRLDAARDDIGFLFSDTARYRLDRVPYFMEAVLNIVIDVNTMVTGLEWLIPRLPHINDNLETLTPLLREPSPNADELRGNAAELVALVDEKLVPFLLEPGIDIREVTIAGEEESPLADGLVLLRMIGALP from the coding sequence GTGACCCGTTCGTTCCCCCGCTCCGACCACTCGAGGCGGCTCGGCCACCGCGCCCACACAGGGCGGCTCGGCCACCGCGCCCACACAGGGCGGCTCGGCCACCGCGCCCACACAGGGCGGTTCGTCGGCGCGATGCTCGCCGCGCTGCTCGTGCTGTGCGGGTGCAGTTTCGACCCCAGCGACCACGCACTGCCCGGCTCCGGGGTGCGCGGCCCGACCTACCGGCTCAACCTCGAGTTCGAGTCGTTGCTGAGCCTGCCCGCGGGCGCCGACGTCCGCAGCGGCGGCATCTCCGTCGGCACCCTGCGCGCGATCGACCTCGAACCGCACAGCGCCGTCGCACGCATCGACGTGCGCGACTCGGTGATCGTGCCGGCCGGCACCCGCGCCGAACTACGTCAGAACACGGCGCTCGGCGACATCTACATCGCGCTGCTGCCGCCGGAGAACGGCGGCGGCGCGCCCCTGCAGGACGGTGACACCATCCCGTTGAGCGACACCGATCCCGGCCCGCAGATCGAGGAGATGCTCGAGCGGATCGCGATGTTCGTCAACGGCGGCAGCATCACCCGGCTGCAGGACTCGATCGCCCGCCTCAACGAGGTGCTGCCCGAGGACCCCGCCGAGACCCGGGACCTGTCGGCGGTGATCTCGAACGACCTGAACGAGGCCGCCGCGAACATCGACCAGATCGACCGCATCGTGGTCGCCACCGACGACCTGTCCCAGCGGCTCGACGCCGCGCGCGACGACATCGGATTCCTGTTCTCCGACACCGCGCGCTACCGCCTCGACCGGGTGCCCTACTTCATGGAGGCCGTGCTCAACATCGTCATCGACGTGAACACGATGGTCACGGGCCTCGAATGGCTGATCCCGCGTCTGCCGCACATCAACGACAATCTCGAGACCCTCACGCCGCTGCTGCGCGAGCCGTCCCCCAACGCCGACGAACTGCGCGGCAACGCCGCCGAACTCGTCGCGCTGGTCGACGAGAAACTCGTGCCGTTCCTGCTCGAACCGGGGATCGACATCCGTGAGGTGACCATCGCCGGCGAGGAGGAGAGTCCCCTCGCCGACGGTCTGGTCCTCCTGCGCATGATCGGAGCTCTGCCGTGA
- a CDS encoding MCE family protein — protein MNTRRLVPAVTVVALAVAGATAFTATSRDDTSICAYFEDSYGLYPGSPVTIRGITVGSVDRVEPDGTRVRVDMAVHDRDLPAETGAVITNASILTDRRLELVDADPRPGPTLSPETCIDTARTRTPVSVSDALGSFSELVRKMTERGPDGTAPFESALQDAGREFEGLGPTLNRELRDLAELLSSPDNFMDQLGQILDNSAEMSSLLVGDWENVKSTIETFAPGLAGIEQMLVVAKILVEKLSLAVGPLDRLFNEHFPHLMNALNSSLPTLTMLRTQAESSSELLATIPGTLTMLETMVQSHPGSVAMELDPARAEVPTPDAALTCAALEQVAPGSCTVVSSRSVAVPLPQLVLSTIGATP, from the coding sequence ATGAACACTCGACGACTCGTCCCCGCCGTGACGGTGGTGGCGCTGGCCGTGGCCGGCGCAACCGCCTTCACCGCGACCTCCCGCGACGACACCTCGATCTGCGCGTACTTCGAGGACTCATACGGCCTGTACCCCGGTTCGCCCGTGACGATCCGCGGGATCACGGTCGGCAGCGTCGACCGGGTCGAACCCGACGGCACACGGGTACGCGTCGACATGGCCGTCCACGACCGCGACCTGCCCGCCGAGACCGGCGCCGTGATCACCAACGCGTCGATCCTCACCGACCGGAGACTCGAACTCGTCGACGCCGATCCACGCCCCGGCCCGACCCTGTCGCCGGAGACGTGCATCGACACCGCCCGCACCCGCACCCCGGTCAGCGTCTCGGACGCGCTCGGCTCGTTCTCCGAGCTCGTGCGGAAGATGACCGAACGCGGACCCGACGGCACGGCGCCGTTCGAGTCGGCACTGCAGGACGCCGGCCGCGAGTTCGAGGGACTCGGCCCGACCCTCAACCGGGAACTGCGGGATCTCGCGGAGCTGCTGTCCTCCCCGGACAACTTCATGGACCAGCTCGGGCAGATCCTCGACAACTCCGCCGAGATGAGCTCGCTCCTCGTCGGCGACTGGGAGAACGTCAAGTCCACCATCGAAACGTTCGCGCCGGGCCTGGCCGGCATCGAGCAGATGCTGGTCGTGGCGAAGATCCTCGTCGAGAAACTGTCACTGGCCGTGGGCCCGCTCGACCGGTTGTTCAACGAGCACTTCCCCCACCTGATGAACGCGCTGAACTCGTCGCTGCCCACCCTGACGATGCTGCGCACCCAGGCGGAGAGCTCGAGCGAACTGCTCGCGACGATCCCCGGCACGCTGACCATGCTCGAGACGATGGTGCAGTCCCATCCGGGATCCGTCGCGATGGAACTCGATCCGGCCCGCGCCGAGGTACCCACCCCCGACGCTGCCCTGACCTGCGCGGCACTCGAACAGGTCGCCCCGGGCAGCTGCACCGTGGTGTCCTCCCGGTCGGTGGCGGTGCCGCTGCCCCAGTTGGTCCTGTCGACGATCGGAGCAACGCCGTGA
- a CDS encoding MlaD family protein — MRTRLFGRLDFGAEDADPRTQMWWALSGLLVFALIAGVVLALYLRPVGAHTYRLELPETAGLAAGDDVRIAGVPVGSVTRTSLANDHVDVEFTVDSEHFVGDQTSVSVRMLTPIGGLYLALHPAGRQPLTEPIPANRAALPFLVDDMFQEATAVVEELDTGALRTALDKTAALLGESPDSVRITVTDLESVMDVMATQKDQIESLLELSNEYLRTANDNKELALEIIRGYAVLGPNIIEAADDVRIFADGLSGLAGLLFDFLSGPYPEKVEPIIPHLVEAGERGAELQASVESMTASLRETLTGLAAVAGPEGQALVDQSGLTVERPDVCLPRPGVRC, encoded by the coding sequence ATGCGCACCCGCCTGTTCGGACGACTCGACTTCGGCGCCGAGGACGCCGATCCCCGCACCCAGATGTGGTGGGCGCTGTCGGGTCTGCTGGTGTTCGCCCTGATCGCCGGTGTCGTCCTCGCCCTGTACCTGCGTCCCGTCGGGGCACACACCTACCGGCTCGAACTGCCCGAGACCGCGGGTCTCGCGGCGGGCGACGACGTGCGCATCGCCGGGGTCCCGGTCGGGTCGGTGACCCGGACGAGCCTGGCGAACGACCACGTCGACGTCGAGTTCACCGTCGACTCCGAGCATTTCGTCGGCGACCAGACCTCCGTGTCGGTGCGGATGCTCACCCCGATCGGGGGCCTGTACCTCGCCCTGCACCCGGCCGGCCGGCAACCGCTGACCGAACCCATCCCGGCGAACCGCGCCGCCCTGCCGTTCCTGGTCGACGATATGTTCCAGGAGGCCACCGCCGTGGTCGAGGAACTCGACACCGGCGCGCTGCGCACCGCCCTCGACAAGACCGCCGCGCTGCTCGGCGAATCCCCGGATTCGGTACGCATCACCGTCACCGACCTCGAGTCGGTCATGGACGTCATGGCAACCCAGAAGGACCAGATCGAGAGCCTGCTCGAGCTGTCCAACGAGTACCTGCGCACCGCCAACGACAACAAGGAACTCGCACTCGAGATCATCCGGGGTTACGCCGTCCTCGGCCCGAACATCATCGAGGCCGCCGACGACGTGAGGATCTTCGCGGACGGGCTCTCCGGTCTCGCCGGACTGCTGTTCGACTTCCTCAGCGGCCCCTACCCGGAGAAGGTCGAGCCGATCATCCCCCACCTCGTGGAGGCCGGTGAGCGCGGCGCGGAACTGCAGGCGTCCGTCGAGTCCATGACGGCGTCCCTCCGCGAGACCCTCACGGGCCTGGCGGCCGTCGCCGGGCCCGAAGGCCAGGCCCTCGTCGACCAGAGCGGACTGACGGTCGAACGACCCGACGTCTGTCTCCCGAGGCCGGGAGTGCGGTGCTGA
- a CDS encoding MlaD family protein — protein MRTPRQAAIRLVLLAGVVALIIVLIVQAIERPVGGTTIAYKAQFGDVFGLKENADVRLRGVQIGKVTDISVSDGNRALVDFTVLEEYRLRDTDRLLVKFQNLTGQRYLELQRSEEGGQELDPAGLVVNTVDSFDITTIFNGLKPLLREADPAVYNRLATNVAALIEGSESSPTPVMRDIAELASYAEDRSALMSRLLDNFTALNDRLESRSENLENILEVFHSIFTPLVTRMTEFLSLTELGAIEMAEVDRTVNLLSQLGLGAETEHDGFLERNDDFIRRVDQVIPDPKTAIDTLTVLPGIFEGINSLIPRTDTARQCSNGTVQLPIAADVLLQGRALTVCNGGA, from the coding sequence ATGAGGACTCCCCGACAGGCCGCGATCCGGCTGGTATTGCTCGCCGGCGTCGTCGCCCTGATCATCGTGTTGATCGTGCAGGCGATCGAACGTCCCGTCGGCGGCACGACCATCGCCTACAAGGCGCAGTTCGGTGACGTCTTCGGTCTGAAGGAGAACGCCGACGTGCGTCTGCGCGGCGTGCAGATCGGCAAGGTCACCGACATCTCGGTCTCCGACGGCAACCGTGCGCTCGTGGATTTCACCGTGCTCGAGGAGTACCGGCTGCGCGACACGGACCGGCTGCTCGTGAAGTTCCAGAACCTCACGGGCCAGCGTTATCTCGAACTGCAGCGCAGCGAGGAGGGCGGGCAGGAACTCGACCCGGCCGGCCTGGTGGTGAACACCGTCGACTCGTTCGACATCACCACGATCTTCAACGGCCTCAAACCGCTTCTGCGCGAAGCGGATCCGGCCGTGTACAACCGGCTGGCCACCAACGTCGCGGCGTTGATCGAAGGCAGTGAGTCCAGCCCGACCCCGGTCATGCGCGACATCGCCGAACTCGCGAGCTACGCCGAGGACCGCAGCGCCCTGATGAGCCGGCTCCTCGACAACTTCACCGCCCTCAACGACCGACTGGAGAGCCGATCCGAGAACCTCGAGAACATCCTCGAGGTCTTCCATTCGATCTTCACCCCCCTGGTGACACGCATGACCGAGTTCCTGTCCCTGACCGAGCTCGGCGCGATCGAGATGGCCGAGGTGGACCGCACCGTGAACCTGCTCTCCCAGTTGGGCCTCGGCGCCGAAACCGAGCACGACGGGTTCCTCGAACGCAACGACGACTTCATCCGCCGGGTGGACCAGGTGATCCCGGATCCGAAGACCGCGATCGACACGCTCACGGTGCTGCCCGGGATCTTCGAGGGAATCAACTCCCTCATCCCCCGCACCGACACGGCCCGGCAGTGCAGCAACGGCACGGTGCAACTGCCGATCGCCGCCGACGTCCTGCTCCAGGGCCGCGCCCTGACCGTCTGCAACGGAGGTGCCTGA
- a CDS encoding MlaD family protein has translation MSNAQYTAFGPTRRGLRIRGLAVLVAAAVVAAAAWWGTKPDRSGQVQFAVTASNLGDGVSTDTAVRLRGMTIGSVVDVEPRGPQQQVVTLSVDENHLDELSSTMHTRFVSSNIFGSTAFELIPRPGGQPITPGSTLDLGDVGDYTVTTVLRDSGRLLLDVVTPQLSDSIDSAAELTQQMAPLLASSLLVMRNIARTQNEPLSELLPKFADVTEGIAAFTPSALNTLSAIASVEELEDDFRTQQASETITEVSHLVLALSGEIVGALGPTSDAVDMLLDILIPMNQSLQTVDPDQVARLTEGAGGALHRQGDRVVLGVDVLVDTFPAFRVPLETTGGTR, from the coding sequence GTGAGCAACGCACAGTACACGGCCTTCGGGCCTACCCGGCGCGGGCTGCGCATCCGCGGCCTCGCGGTCCTCGTCGCCGCCGCCGTGGTCGCCGCCGCGGCCTGGTGGGGAACGAAACCGGACCGCTCGGGCCAGGTCCAGTTCGCCGTCACCGCATCGAATCTCGGCGACGGTGTCTCCACCGACACCGCGGTCCGCCTGCGCGGCATGACGATCGGTTCGGTGGTCGACGTCGAGCCGCGGGGACCGCAACAGCAGGTCGTCACCCTCAGCGTCGACGAGAACCACCTCGACGAGCTGTCGTCGACGATGCACACCCGCTTCGTCTCGTCGAACATCTTCGGCTCCACGGCCTTCGAACTCATCCCCCGGCCGGGTGGGCAGCCGATCACCCCGGGCAGCACCCTCGACCTCGGCGACGTCGGCGACTACACCGTCACCACGGTGCTGCGCGACTCCGGGCGCCTGTTGCTCGACGTGGTGACACCACAGCTGTCCGACTCGATCGACAGCGCCGCCGAGCTGACCCAGCAGATGGCACCGTTGCTGGCCTCGTCGCTGCTGGTGATGCGGAACATCGCCCGCACCCAGAACGAGCCGCTGAGCGAACTGCTGCCGAAGTTCGCCGACGTCACCGAGGGGATCGCGGCGTTCACCCCGTCGGCGTTGAACACCCTGTCGGCGATCGCGTCCGTCGAGGAACTCGAGGACGACTTCCGCACCCAGCAGGCCAGCGAGACCATCACCGAGGTGTCGCACCTGGTGCTCGCCCTGTCCGGTGAGATCGTCGGTGCGCTGGGACCGACCTCGGATGCCGTGGACATGCTGCTCGACATCCTGATCCCGATGAACCAGAGCCTGCAGACGGTCGACCCCGACCAGGTCGCGCGGCTGACCGAGGGCGCCGGCGGTGCCCTGCACCGGCAGGGCGATCGTGTGGTGCTGGGAGTGGACGTGCTGGTCGACACCTTCCCCGCCTTCCGGGTTCCGCTCGAGACCACCGGAGGTACCCGATGA
- a CDS encoding ABC transporter permease encodes MSAAQKTPVATPSPYLPRGLRWTRHARRGWIPIESLGAYLHFVVVSFRGIGHALRRNRRQTISIFTDLTWGNGRAVIVGGGVAPVLAILGVVAGAMVGLVGFSALDMLGMGPLTGAMSALANPRELAPLIAAIGFAAQAGCRITAEVGAMRISEEIDALEAQAIDSIPYVVSTRLIAAVGAVVPSYLIALALGFAATGVTVTVVQGQGSGAYDHYFHMFTEPVDLIYSLIKVVVFVLVVTLVHAYQGYHASGGPEGVGIASGRAIRASLVLIVTTDMVLTLVMWGLDATISFSG; translated from the coding sequence ATGAGCGCCGCACAGAAGACCCCCGTCGCAACGCCGTCCCCCTATCTGCCCCGCGGCCTGCGGTGGACACGGCACGCCCGCCGGGGCTGGATCCCGATCGAGTCCCTCGGCGCCTACCTGCACTTCGTCGTCGTCTCGTTCCGCGGCATCGGGCACGCCCTGCGCCGCAACCGGCGACAGACCATCTCCATCTTCACCGACCTGACCTGGGGCAACGGCCGCGCCGTCATCGTCGGCGGCGGCGTGGCCCCGGTCCTGGCGATCCTCGGCGTGGTAGCCGGGGCGATGGTCGGTCTCGTCGGCTTCTCCGCCCTGGACATGCTCGGGATGGGTCCGCTGACCGGCGCGATGTCGGCACTGGCCAACCCGCGGGAACTCGCCCCGCTGATCGCCGCCATCGGGTTCGCCGCGCAGGCCGGCTGCCGGATCACCGCGGAGGTCGGCGCGATGCGGATCTCGGAGGAGATCGACGCGCTCGAGGCGCAGGCCATCGACTCGATCCCGTACGTCGTGTCCACCCGGCTCATCGCCGCGGTCGGAGCGGTCGTGCCGTCCTATCTCATCGCGCTCGCCCTCGGCTTCGCCGCGACCGGCGTGACGGTCACCGTCGTGCAGGGACAGGGATCCGGCGCCTACGACCACTACTTCCACATGTTCACCGAACCGGTCGACCTGATCTACTCGCTGATCAAGGTGGTGGTGTTCGTCCTGGTCGTGACGCTCGTGCACGCCTATCAGGGCTATCACGCGAGCGGCGGCCCCGAGGGGGTCGGCATCGCCTCCGGACGCGCCATCCGGGCAAGCCTCGTCCTGATCGTGACCACCGACATGGTGCTCACGCTCGTGATGTGGGGCCTCGACGCGACGATCAGTTTCTCGGGGTGA
- a CDS encoding MlaE family ABC transporter permease codes for MRTFGRTLRLAFRATAYLIVDILRGRFPLREAIVQGWFFISVSAVPAVLVALPLGVVIAVQVGSMTDNVGANSMAGAVGGMGVMQQIAPLAAALLIGGAGGSAISADLASRTIREEIDALRTLGIDPQRRLVSPRILAMAVVAPMLSVLIILMSIVASFAVASLGQGVAPGSYWLSFGSFASTTDLLVCLFKAAVFGYVVAIISSQRGLEAKGGPKGVADSVNAAVVLSIIACMVVNLFITQVVLMFVPMRFL; via the coding sequence ATGCGCACCTTCGGCCGCACCCTCCGGCTGGCGTTCCGCGCGACGGCCTACCTGATCGTCGACATCCTCCGTGGCCGCTTCCCGCTGCGGGAGGCGATCGTGCAGGGCTGGTTCTTCATCTCGGTGTCCGCGGTCCCGGCCGTGCTGGTGGCCCTGCCGCTCGGTGTCGTCATCGCCGTGCAGGTCGGCAGCATGACCGACAACGTCGGCGCCAACTCCATGGCCGGCGCGGTCGGCGGCATGGGTGTGATGCAGCAGATCGCCCCGCTGGCCGCGGCCCTGCTCATCGGCGGCGCCGGTGGTTCGGCGATCTCCGCGGACCTGGCCTCGCGCACCATCCGCGAGGAGATCGACGCGCTGCGCACCCTGGGCATCGACCCCCAGCGTCGTCTGGTCTCCCCCCGCATCCTGGCGATGGCGGTCGTCGCACCGATGCTGTCGGTGCTGATCATCCTCATGAGCATCGTCGCGAGCTTCGCGGTGGCCTCCCTCGGTCAGGGAGTCGCGCCGGGCTCGTACTGGCTGTCCTTCGGCAGCTTCGCCTCCACCACCGACCTGCTGGTGTGCCTGTTCAAGGCGGCGGTCTTCGGGTACGTGGTGGCGATCATCTCGAGCCAGCGCGGCCTCGAGGCCAAGGGCGGCCCGAAAGGCGTGGCCGACAGCGTCAATGCGGCCGTGGTGCTCAGCATCATCGCCTGCATGGTCGTCAACCTCTTCATCACCCAGGTGGTCCTGATGTTCGTCCCGATGAGGTTCCTCTGA
- a CDS encoding oxygenase MpaB family protein → MDITPAQRVPENIEADIPVAQRTFVHLLADRRIWPMFLFRALALQGTHPTVMAALEQHSKSWDRPSERAENTLAYTYRIYFGENVAESARELREMHRPITGQDYEGRRYHAWNRDVWAWVHLTTVESLLYAIDVCFGPQPQDRVEAFYRESCRLGRLFGVREDDMPADVAGLRRYVEDGVREKLAMSPGTRRMQQLVDEQDVIATLEPRLAELPRPLPAVLKKLTGRPVKTLMFGAFPEHVRQIWGVPWSAAREREFRALLAFMLLASRTLPARFRMIPEARAALGV, encoded by the coding sequence ATGGACATCACTCCCGCACAGCGCGTTCCCGAGAACATCGAAGCCGACATTCCCGTCGCGCAGCGCACCTTCGTGCACCTGCTGGCGGACCGGCGCATCTGGCCCATGTTCCTGTTCCGCGCCCTGGCCCTGCAGGGCACGCACCCCACCGTCATGGCGGCTCTCGAACAGCACTCGAAGTCGTGGGACCGGCCCTCGGAACGCGCCGAGAACACCCTCGCCTACACCTATCGCATCTACTTCGGTGAGAACGTCGCCGAATCCGCGCGGGAACTGCGCGAGATGCACCGTCCCATCACCGGGCAGGACTACGAGGGACGCCGCTACCACGCGTGGAACCGCGACGTGTGGGCCTGGGTGCACCTGACCACCGTCGAATCGCTCCTCTACGCCATCGACGTGTGCTTCGGCCCGCAACCGCAGGACCGGGTCGAGGCCTTCTACCGGGAGAGCTGCCGCCTCGGCCGGCTGTTCGGGGTGCGCGAGGACGACATGCCCGCCGACGTCGCCGGCCTGCGCCGCTACGTCGAGGACGGGGTCCGGGAGAAGCTCGCGATGTCGCCCGGCACCCGCCGCATGCAGCAGCTCGTCGACGAGCAGGACGTCATCGCGACCCTCGAACCCAGGCTCGCGGAACTCCCCCGGCCCCTTCCGGCCGTGCTGAAGAAACTCACGGGCCGCCCGGTGAAGACGCTGATGTTCGGGGCGTTCCCCGAACACGTCCGGCAGATCTGGGGTGTGCCGTGGAGCGCCGCCCGCGAACGCGAGTTCCGGGCACTGCTGGCGTTCATGCTCCTCGCCTCCCGTACACTGCCCGCGCGCTTCCGGATGATCCCGGAAGCCCGTGCGGCTCTGGGGGTCTGA